The Bdellovibrionales bacterium genome segment AAGCGAACAGCCTTGCATAAAAACAAGATAGCGAACCCCAGGACCATCCACGGTACCGCAAGTTTCAATTGAGTGAATGCGTCCTTTCACGGACATCAGGTGCCTAATTTTTCGTGAAAAGTGCGGCGCACAACCTCTTCCTGCTGCTCACGAGTCAATTTGATAAAATTGACGGCATATCCCGACACACGAATTGTGAGTTGTGGAAACTCCTCGGGGTGATCCATCGCCTTTAAAAGAGTATCGCGATCAAGCACATTCACATTCATGTGATGACCCCCATCGTGAAAATAGGCTGTCAACAATCCGATCAAATTTGTAACTTGATCTCTCTCTGTTGATCCCAAGGCCTTCGGAATAATAGAGAATGTGTTGGAGATGCCATCCCTGGCGTAGCGATAAGGAATCTTTGCCACTGACTCCATTGCTGCCACTGCGCCATGGGTCTCGCGGCCATGCATAGGATTTGCTCCTGGAGCAAAGGCTTCGCCAAGTCTTCTCCCGTCAGGAGTACACCCCGTCTTTTTTCCATAGACAACATTTGAAGTGATCGTCAGAACAGACAAAGTGGGAATTGCTTCCCGGTAAGTCTTTTGCTTTCGCAGTTTATTCATGAAGCGCTTCACAATATCGACCGCGATCAAATCAACCCGATCATCATTATTGCCATACTGGGGATAGTTTTCGGTGCTCCGAATAAAATCTACCGCAAGCCCACGCTCATCCCTCACCACTTTAACTTCTGAATAACGAATGGCAGACAAAGAATCTGCGACGACTGACAAGCCAGCCATGCCAGTCGCAAGAAACCGCTCCACGTGAGTGTCGTGCAATGACATTTCAATTTTTTCATAGCAGTATTTGTCATGCATATAGTGAATCACGTTCAAAGTATTCACATAAAGGTGTGCCAACCATTCCAACATCAAATCAAATTTATGAAGCACGTCTTCATATTGAAGAACATCGCCCATCACTGGAGCGAATTCCGGACCGACCTGCTGACCGCTGATCTCGTCGCGACCACCGTTAATCGCATAGAGCAAGCATTTTGCAAGATTGGCGCGAGCACCAAAAAATTGCATTTGCTTTCCAATTTTAGCCGCAGAAACACAGCAGGCAATTGCATAGTCGTCGCCAAACGTATGGCGCATCAGATCATCATTTTCATATTGTATCGAACTCTTATCGATCGAAACTTTTGCGCAATACTGTTTGAAAGGCTCGGGCAAGCGTTCCGCCCACAATACAGTGAGATTTGGCTCTGGCGCAGGACCCAGATTGTACAAAGTGTGCAAAAATCTGAAGCTCGTACGAGTCACCAAAGACCGTCCGTCTTCGCTCATACCTCCAATGGATTCCGTGACCCAGGTTGGATCTCCTGAAAAGAGCTGATCATATTCGGGAGTCCGAGAAAATCGAACCATCCTCAATTTCATCACAAACTGATCCACCAACTCCTGGGCCTGAGTTTCAGTCAATTCTCCAGCTTTCAAATCTCTTTCTATATATATATCAAAGAAAGAGGAGACTCTTCCCAACGACATGGCTGCCCCATTCTGCTCTTTGACGGCAGACAGATAGGCAAAATAGGTCCACTGAATCGCTTCTTTCGCTGTGTTAGCTGGCCGACTGATATCAAAACCATAACTGGCAGCCATCACCTTGAGGGACTGAAGGGCTTTGATTTGCTCAAAAAGCTCTTCGCGGCTACGAAGACTATCAGACTCAAGATCAATTTCTTCGCAGTCTTTGAGATCATTTTCCTTTTTTTTAATTAAACGATCAACTCCATAAAGAGCCACTCTTCTATAGTCGCCTATGATTCGCCCTCGACCGTAGGCATCTGGAAGACCCGTGATGATTCCTGACTTTCTCGCAGCCATCATCTCTGGCGTGTAAGCCGCAAAAACTCCATCATTGTGAGTTTTTCGATGTTTCTGAAAAAAATCAATAAGGCTTGGGTTCATCTTGTAACCGTAAGACTCTAAAGCATCCGCCGCCATCCGTACTCCACCGTAAGCGACAAGTGCCCTCTTCAGTGGTCTATCTGTTTGAAGGCCAACTATTTTTTCCAAATTCTTATCAATGTATCCGGGCCCGTGAGAGGTAATTGAAGAAACAACTTCGGTATCGGCATCAAGAATTCCCTTTTGTCTTTCCTCCTTCATGAGACCAAGCACTCGATCCCATAGCTCAGACGTTTCCTGGCTTGGACCAACAAGAAAGCTCGCATCACCTTCATAGGCTTGATAATTTTTCTGGATAAAATCGCGCACGTTTATCTCAGATTCCCAACGACCTGATTCCCACCGACCGGTAACATTGTATTTCATACTTCCCCCCCCGAATTGAAATAAGGCTACTACATGGAGGTCCGAAACTAAAGACCATTAAAAACAACTTTTAACAAATTCTTGGCAACTGTTCTCCACTCTGTTTTTCAAGAGAATAAGTTGTGCCGAATTCTGTTTCAATGAGCAAACGCCCAACAGAGCCATCCAATACAGTTCCGATAGCGGAGGAAGAGGGATCAAATTTTTTTAAGATCTTAAGGCATTCTGCCACAGCTGAATTGGGGACGATTGCTACCATCGTTCCTTCATTGGCACAAAACAAGGGATCAAGACCCAGCATTTCGCAGGCACCAGAAACCGAACTATCAACACATATCATTTTTTCCTTTATTTTCATCTCAAGAACTCGCGTTTGCGCAAGCTCAATCAGCGCTGTGGCCAAACCGCCTCGAGTTAAATCCCGCATGACGTGAACTTCTGCATTTGATCTCAAGAGCTCCTTCACTCGTGGCCATAGATGAGAACAATCAGACTGGATCGATGATTCAAAGCCGAGATTTGCTCGATCTGCCATAATAGATATTCCGTGCCGGCCAATGGGGCCACTGAGAACAATCACATCTCCCGTACAGATATTTCTTGGAACAAAAGAATTCTTTGAAGGAGGTATCCCAATTCCACTGACATTGATATAAATGCCATCTCCTCTTCCCCGTTCAACAACCTTTGTGTCGCCCGCAACAACTTTGACTCCGATTTCCCGAGCGGCCTGAGCCATCGAATCGACGATTCGAATAAAATCTTTGATCGCCAGACCCTCCTCCAAGATAAAACCAACGGACAACCATCGTGGCTCGGCCCCTCCCATAGCCAAATCATTGCATGTTCCCGTCACGGCCAACTTGCCTATGTCTCCACCTCGAAAAAAAATTGGATTCACAACAAAGGAATCTGTCGCAAAACATAACTTGGAACTATCCAAAAATAGATTGGCACAATCACTTGCCTCATTTAAACAATTCGAATCAAATGCCGGTTTTAAAATTTCATCAATCAATTGCTGTGTGAGGCGCCCACCTCCCCCATGAGCCAAGGTGATCGTAGGATATCTTTCAAATGGAAATCGACAGATCCAATCCATATTAGGCTCTCTCTATTCTTTCGTTAACTTTCCTTCGAACCGACGATATTTCCAATACGCAGCACAGGCCCCTTCATTCGAAACCATCGTCGCACCCAAGGGATTGTCAGGATGACAAATCCTATCAAAAGCCTCACAATCGTGGGGCTTCCTTATTCCTTGCAAGATCAGTCCACTGATGCAGTTTACAGGAGACACCGATAACTCTCTTTCAGCTAATTTTTCTCTAAAGCGAATTTCAGCATCGAATTTGCGATAGGCTTCACTCAAAGTTAATCCGCTCCCATCAATTGCACCAAGACCCCGCCACTCTTTCTTTACAATCACGAACACGTCCTTCAAGATATCTTGAGCCACAGGATTTCCGCCCTCCGATACCGCGCGCGTGTACTGATTTTCGACTTCGAACCGACCTTCTTCAAGCTGGCGAACAAGGAGGTAAATTCCCTCTAAAAGATCGAGCGGTTCAAAACCCGTAATGACGATCGGAGTTTTGTATTTTGCAGAAATAGGTGCGTACTCATGATAACCCATAACCGCGCACACGTGACCGGCCGCAAGAAATCCCTGGACTCGATTTTCGGCCGCTGACAGAATACTTTCCATCGCTGGCGGAACCAGGACATGAGACACGAGAACCGAGAAGTTCTGGATTCCCTTTTTATCAGCCATGTAAATAGCCATTGCGTTCGCAGGCGCGGTCGTTTCAAATCCAATTGCAAAAAAAACAACTTCTCTATCTGGATTCCTCTCGGCCAACTGAAGGGCATCCATAGGAGAGTAGACAATGCGCACATCTGCGCCCTGGGCCTTGGCTGAAAATAAATCCTGATGACTACCTGGAACCCTTAACATATCTCCAAAGGTACAAAATATAAGATTCGGAATCTTGGCCAGCACGATAGCACAATCTATTTTGTCAATCGGTGTGACACAGACTGGACAGCCCGGTCCGTGTACCAATTCGATTTTATCTGGCAACATTTGATCTATCCCATAGCGAACGATGCTGTGAGTTTGTCCTCCACAGATCTCCATCAGAACCCAAGGGCGAGTGCAGATCCTGCGGATTGAATCGATAATTTTCGCAGCCCGAATTGGATCCCGGTATTCAGCCATAAATTTCACGTTCAGTCTCCTGGCTTTCCCAGTTCCCCCATTTCTCCCAGTGTCCGATAAATCAAATCGGCTTCGTCCTTCTTTAGGCGGGTGATGGCAAAACCCACATGAACCAGGACGTAATCCCCCACAACAGCCTCTGGCACGTAGGTTAAGTTCACTTCTTTCACAATTCCACCAAAACTCACAAAACCTCCGCGGAGAATGAGATCTGCTCGATCTGGCAAGCGAATCACTTCGGTTGTTGAAATTTTCTCAATGCGACCAGGTACTCCGAGACACATACAATTTGTCCTACCGCAATTCCCCCATCATTGGAAGGAATGTCTCTATTCCAAAAAACTTCGATTCTACGTTCACGCAAAGCTCTCACTACAAGCTCAAGAAGGAGCGCATTTTGAAAAACTCCCCCACTTAGAACGACAGGCTTTTTTTTACAAAATTCCAAATTCCTCTGTAAAATCTCAATCAAGAGAGTGACCAATAACTGATGAAAATCAAAGGCAAGGACCGTCCTCTTTTCCTTTTCGCAAGGCTCAATGCAACAGGCCGAAAAGAGACTTCGAACGTAGTCTCTCCAATCCCACCGGAACAGACCGTCAGATCCCGTTTCGAAAAGAATCGATTTCAATTCAACAGAGAATCCACTGCTACCGAGGTCAGTCTCGCCCAACTTCTCAGCCAAGCTCTCGAGTTCAATGGCTGCCTGCCCCTCATAACTTGAAAAATGTCGTACCTCTAAAAGAGATGAAACTCCATCGAAAAAACGGCCGAGGCTAGATGATTTGACGGAGACTGGCCGCAATGATTCCATCTGCTCAATTGAAAATTGACATCGAAGATTTTGCCACCAGAAGCTTGAAACAATTTGGTCCAAAGAAACTCCGGCCTCGCGGAGAAGACTGAAGGCCACCCTCCAGGGTTCACGTGAAGCTCGGTCGCCACCGAGCAATGGAAAAGCCCGAAAGCTAGCGATTCTCTTCAATTCATCTTGGGAAAACAAAATAACCTCTGAGCCCCAGCTAGAACCATCTGTTCCATACCCAGTCCCATCCCATGCCACTCCTACCACTGGCTTTGAATTCAATTCCCTCTCTGCCAGAACACCGGCAATATGAGCACAGTGATGCTGCACGGGTATATACTCCTCACCGCAGACTTCGTTAGCCATGATGCTACTGCGATAGTCAGGATGAAGATCGAAAATAACCAGCGGATTTTCTATTGAATATTCCTTGAGCCAGTCTGATCTGAGCTTGCGATGACGATCGTCCACCCCAGTCGCGCCCATTTGTCCAAGATAGGGACTCAAGACGATACTCCGACCCGTCCCAACTGCAATTGAATTTTTCAGATCGGCTCCAAGAGCGATGAGGGGTTTTGGCTGGAGTCTCTTCACTGACAATCTCAGAGGATATCCCCTCCCCCGGCGAAGACAGCAAGTCTCACCCATCACAACTTGAACCACAGAATCATCGCCAGAGTGGGCTATTTCCAAGTCATGATCCAAAAATAAATCTGCAATGCCCCTGAGCTCAGAAAGAGCCTGCTCAATTCGAAAGCAAATTGGCTCACTTCCGCGATTTCCACTGGTGGCGACCAGCGGACCCCCAAACATTTTTAATAATTCAAGATAGTAGGCGGAAGATGCAAGCATGATTCCCACACGATGAAGTCCGGGTGCCACCCCGTCGCACAAAAGCAGTGTTGGCGATTTTTTTCTTAACAAAACAATTGGAGCCACAGGGCTCTCCAATGCTTTGATTTCCTCATCCCCAACCAGCGAGATCGCTCGGGCCTGAGAAATATCCTGAACCATCACAGCAAAGGGCTTTGCTGGCCGTCTCTTTCTTCTTCTCAACTCCTCAATACTTTCAATGCCCCTTGCATCACACATCAAGTGAAATCCTGAGCTCCCCTTTACGGCAAGAATCTTTCCTGATTTGAGCGCCGCACAGGCGAGCTGAAGGGCTTCCTTTGCGCTCGCCAAAGGCTCTCCGCTCGGGGTTCTCAATTTGAGAGATGGACCACACTGAGGACAAGAGATACCCTGAACGTGAAAACGTCGATTCTCAGGATCCTCGTACTCATCCTGACATTCAGAGCAAAACGGAAAGGACCTCCAAGAAGTCAACTTCCTATCATAGGGCATCCCAATAGAGACACTCTGGCGAGGCCCACATTCGGCGCATGAAATAAAAGAAAAGCCGAACCTTCGATCCTTTGGGTCCTGATATTCCTTTCTACATTCGCTGCAAATGGCTCTGTCGGGGCTAAGAACTGAGGATTTTGGATTAAAAAAATGGCTTTCATCAATTTTAAAATTGAATTCACGAACAACTGGAGAAAGGTACTTTTTTTCAACCACTTCTCCCGCTTCTCCAATGAGTTGCTCAAATTTCTCGAGATCCCCTGCATTTTGCGATTGTGCCTCGATGAGGACAGCATCTGATTCGTTCAAAACTCGTCCTGTAATCCCATGGGCTTTCGCCATTCTTAGAATTTTTGGTCGAATTCCCATTCCCTGAACAAGACCCGTGATCCGAAACTCAATTCGAATAGACACCTTGATTGATCCTTTAGTCTTCAGCGACTTGAACTGACATCAAAACAGCGTCCTGAGCTCTCGGATCATGAATATCAGAGGAGATTTCAAAGTTAACCTGGGCCTTCTCAGCAAGACTTCCCCTTGCATCCTCCGCAAAATGCTCAAGAAAATGCTCTGGAGTCAAATGCGAGAGCGCGCCAATCCACACAGAAATACTGACAACAGCCTTCGCTTTTTCGCTTTTTGCTATTCTATTCACTTCGCGAACAAGATCCTTCATCATTGCAACTTCATGCATTTTCCGCTCTCCTTACTCGCTATTCTCAATTGCCCTAAAAAAGACCTATTTTTGCTCTCTCAACTTGTGGCAAACTCCTGGCGAACGTAAGCGATAACTTCTGGAATCATTGATCGCATTCCAGAGCTCAGCTCTTCGCCCATTTGAAAATTTACCCCTTTTACTCCGATAACAATCAATTCATCTGGTATTTTATCCAAAGCTCGAGAGAGTTCAATGGCCTGACCTACTCCGAGCACATGAGAAGAAGTACCTGACAGACTGGCTGGGAGCGAGTCTTCCTTTGCATCCCACTTTTTTATCGGAACTAAATCGTCGGTTTCCATTGCATCAAGTACAATAACCTTTCTATGAGAGCTGAAGATATCTAGCAAATCTGTAATATCGCCACTGCTCTTAATGACAGAAAAAAGGGTTTCCCCTCCGCTGATCAACTGATCAGCTACGATCCAAGAAAAAGCATCGTCTCCGCGATTCGGATTAGCCAAACAGACTAGAGCCTTATGGGTTAGCATCTTCACGCTCAATTTTCAAAAAATGAGTGGCACAGGAAATACAGGGGTCATAATTCCGAACCGTCTGCTCACAACGATGTCGAAGTTCGTTTTCTGATGACGAAAAATAATGCCGAACGACCTCAAAAAGATCAGATTCGATTGTCTTTTGATTCTGCGAAGTCGGCGGTATAATTTTAGCCTCTTTGATTTTTCCATCGGAGCCAATTTCGTAACGATGATAAAGAAGACCCCGAGGAGCCTCAGTACACCCATGGCCAATCCCCGCTTTTACCTCATAGTTGACAAAGGCCGGCCCCCTGGCCGAATAAGCTTCAATAATCCTAAGACTTTCCTCGCAAGCGAACAAAATCTCCAACGAGCGAACAATAATACTCTTGAAAGGATTTCGACAATCTTTGACTTCAAAATTAATGTCCCTTGCACACTCTCGTACATTCTCTGGCAGCCTGGCTTCATTGTGAAAATATCTCGCAAGTGGACCAACCAGGTATTCGCCCCTCTCCTTTAGAACCGAATGTAGGGCGTTAGATCGAGCGACATGGAGTTCCTGAAAATGGTCTAAATACGATGGCACTTCAATGTCCAATCCTCTATTGGAAATGATTCGACCACTGTTAATGGGGTATTCCTTTGGATGAAAGAATGAGACAAATTCGTAGTCCCTCTCAAAATCAGGGAACTCCAAGTTCGCCACAAAGCGAACTGTTTCCGCAGCGATGTCTCTTGCTTGCTTCAAAGGCTCCAGCATTTTTCGCAGTTGGGAAGGGTCCGGTAGCTTATAAAACCCACCTACCTTCACATTGATGGGGTGAATCTCGCGGCCTCCGACCAATTTCATGAGATCATTCCCAATTTTCTTAAGTTGCAATCCCTGAGAAACCACCTTTGGATATTTCTTTGCCATTGTTATGGCATCTTCAAAACCGAGAAAATCAGGAGCATGGAGCATATAGACATGCAAGGTATGACTCTCAATCCACTCCCCACAAAAAATCAAACGACGTAACTCACAAATTTCATTCGTCAGTTCAATGCCCAATGCGGATTCCATCGCCTGAACAGCGCTCATTTGATAGGCAATCGGACAAATTCCACAAATGCGGGAAGTGATGTCACAAGCTTCCGTCAAATCACGGCCACGTAACAAAGCCTCAAAATACCTCGGGGGTTCAAATATTTTAAATTGTACCTCCTCGATCTCCTGCCCTTTTGTACGAATATAAAGAGATCCCTCTCCTTCTACTCGTGCCAAGTAGTCAACTTTAATTGTTCTTGTTTTAAGACCGGACTGGGCACCTGGTCTAATTCCCGCCTTAATTTTAATTTCAGAATCAGAACTCATGTGTCTTTCCTATTTGTGTCTTCCCTATCTGTGTCTCGGCCAACCAATGACTCAGTCTCTCCCAATGCCTCGGCCTTCTCCCTGTTTTTTTGAAAATCTTCCGAAGCCTCGTGAAAAGTTTTGTTGCCAGTATA includes the following:
- the hypE gene encoding hydrogenase expression/formation protein HypE; amino-acid sequence: MDWICRFPFERYPTITLAHGGGGRLTQQLIDEILKPAFDSNCLNEASDCANLFLDSSKLCFATDSFVVNPIFFRGGDIGKLAVTGTCNDLAMGGAEPRWLSVGFILEEGLAIKDFIRIVDSMAQAAREIGVKVVAGDTKVVERGRGDGIYINVSGIGIPPSKNSFVPRNICTGDVIVLSGPIGRHGISIMADRANLGFESSIQSDCSHLWPRVKELLRSNAEVHVMRDLTRGGLATALIELAQTRVLEMKIKEKMICVDSSVSGACEMLGLDPLFCANEGTMVAIVPNSAVAECLKILKKFDPSSSAIGTVLDGSVGRLLIETEFGTTYSLEKQSGEQLPRIC
- a CDS encoding HypC/HybG/HupF family hydrogenase formation chaperone, which gives rise to MCLGVPGRIEKISTTEVIRLPDRADLILRGGFVSFGGIVKEVNLTYVPEAVVGDYVLVHVGFAITRLKKDEADLIYRTLGEMGELGKPGD
- a CDS encoding Ni/Fe hydrogenase subunit alpha codes for the protein MSSDSEIKIKAGIRPGAQSGLKTRTIKVDYLARVEGEGSLYIRTKGQEIEEVQFKIFEPPRYFEALLRGRDLTEACDITSRICGICPIAYQMSAVQAMESALGIELTNEICELRRLIFCGEWIESHTLHVYMLHAPDFLGFEDAITMAKKYPKVVSQGLQLKKIGNDLMKLVGGREIHPINVKVGGFYKLPDPSQLRKMLEPLKQARDIAAETVRFVANLEFPDFERDYEFVSFFHPKEYPINSGRIISNRGLDIEVPSYLDHFQELHVARSNALHSVLKERGEYLVGPLARYFHNEARLPENVRECARDINFEVKDCRNPFKSIIVRSLEILFACEESLRIIEAYSARGPAFVNYEVKAGIGHGCTEAPRGLLYHRYEIGSDGKIKEAKIIPPTSQNQKTIESDLFEVVRHYFSSSENELRHRCEQTVRNYDPCISCATHFLKIEREDANP
- the hypF gene encoding carbamoyltransferase HypF, producing the protein MSIRIEFRITGLVQGMGIRPKILRMAKAHGITGRVLNESDAVLIEAQSQNAGDLEKFEQLIGEAGEVVEKKYLSPVVREFNFKIDESHFFNPKSSVLSPDRAICSECRKEYQDPKDRRFGFSFISCAECGPRQSVSIGMPYDRKLTSWRSFPFCSECQDEYEDPENRRFHVQGISCPQCGPSLKLRTPSGEPLASAKEALQLACAALKSGKILAVKGSSGFHLMCDARGIESIEELRRRKRRPAKPFAVMVQDISQARAISLVGDEEIKALESPVAPIVLLRKKSPTLLLCDGVAPGLHRVGIMLASSAYYLELLKMFGGPLVATSGNRGSEPICFRIEQALSELRGIADLFLDHDLEIAHSGDDSVVQVVMGETCCLRRGRGYPLRLSVKRLQPKPLIALGADLKNSIAVGTGRSIVLSPYLGQMGATGVDDRHRKLRSDWLKEYSIENPLVIFDLHPDYRSSIMANEVCGEEYIPVQHHCAHIAGVLAERELNSKPVVGVAWDGTGYGTDGSSWGSEVILFSQDELKRIASFRAFPLLGGDRASREPWRVAFSLLREAGVSLDQIVSSFWWQNLRCQFSIEQMESLRPVSVKSSSLGRFFDGVSSLLEVRHFSSYEGQAAIELESLAEKLGETDLGSSGFSVELKSILFETGSDGLFRWDWRDYVRSLFSACCIEPCEKEKRTVLAFDFHQLLVTLLIEILQRNLEFCKKKPVVLSGGVFQNALLLELVVRALRERRIEVFWNRDIPSNDGGIAVGQIVCVSEYLVALRKFQQPK
- the pflB gene encoding formate C-acetyltransferase — translated: MKYNVTGRWESGRWESEINVRDFIQKNYQAYEGDASFLVGPSQETSELWDRVLGLMKEERQKGILDADTEVVSSITSHGPGYIDKNLEKIVGLQTDRPLKRALVAYGGVRMAADALESYGYKMNPSLIDFFQKHRKTHNDGVFAAYTPEMMAARKSGIITGLPDAYGRGRIIGDYRRVALYGVDRLIKKKENDLKDCEEIDLESDSLRSREELFEQIKALQSLKVMAASYGFDISRPANTAKEAIQWTYFAYLSAVKEQNGAAMSLGRVSSFFDIYIERDLKAGELTETQAQELVDQFVMKLRMVRFSRTPEYDQLFSGDPTWVTESIGGMSEDGRSLVTRTSFRFLHTLYNLGPAPEPNLTVLWAERLPEPFKQYCAKVSIDKSSIQYENDDLMRHTFGDDYAIACCVSAAKIGKQMQFFGARANLAKCLLYAINGGRDEISGQQVGPEFAPVMGDVLQYEDVLHKFDLMLEWLAHLYVNTLNVIHYMHDKYCYEKIEMSLHDTHVERFLATGMAGLSVVADSLSAIRYSEVKVVRDERGLAVDFIRSTENYPQYGNNDDRVDLIAVDIVKRFMNKLRKQKTYREAIPTLSVLTITSNVVYGKKTGCTPDGRRLGEAFAPGANPMHGRETHGAVAAMESVAKIPYRYARDGISNTFSIIPKALGSTERDQVTNLIGLLTAYFHDGGHHMNVNVLDRDTLLKAMDHPEEFPQLTIRVSGYAVNFIKLTREQQEEVVRRTFHEKLGT
- a CDS encoding hydrogenase maturation protease, with amino-acid sequence MANPNRGDDAFSWIVADQLISGGETLFSVIKSSGDITDLLDIFSSHRKVIVLDAMETDDLVPIKKWDAKEDSLPASLSGTSSHVLGVGQAIELSRALDKIPDELIVIGVKGVNFQMGEELSSGMRSMIPEVIAYVRQEFATS
- the hypD gene encoding hydrogenase formation protein HypD: MKFMAEYRDPIRAAKIIDSIRRICTRPWVLMEICGGQTHSIVRYGIDQMLPDKIELVHGPGCPVCVTPIDKIDCAIVLAKIPNLIFCTFGDMLRVPGSHQDLFSAKAQGADVRIVYSPMDALQLAERNPDREVVFFAIGFETTAPANAMAIYMADKKGIQNFSVLVSHVLVPPAMESILSAAENRVQGFLAAGHVCAVMGYHEYAPISAKYKTPIVITGFEPLDLLEGIYLLVRQLEEGRFEVENQYTRAVSEGGNPVAQDILKDVFVIVKKEWRGLGAIDGSGLTLSEAYRKFDAEIRFREKLAERELSVSPVNCISGLILQGIRKPHDCEAFDRICHPDNPLGATMVSNEGACAAYWKYRRFEGKLTKE
- a CDS encoding hydrogenase maturation nickel metallochaperone HypA — encoded protein: MHEVAMMKDLVREVNRIAKSEKAKAVVSISVWIGALSHLTPEHFLEHFAEDARGSLAEKAQVNFEISSDIHDPRAQDAVLMSVQVAED